In the genome of Nonomuraea sp. NBC_00507, the window ATGACAGCTGGAACTGGCCCTCACCCGGCCATGCTGGACATGCCAGACACATTGAGGAGCACTCAAGATAACCATCGAGTCCACGTTCTCCACCGTGAGGCTGCGGACCAAGGTCACCCGCGGCGCCGGCTCCCGCACCGCCGCCCTGGCCATGGTCTTCAAACTCGTCGAGTCCGCCCAGCAGCGGTGGCGGGCGGTCAACGCACCCCACCTCGTCGCCCTCGTCCGCGCCGGAGCCCGCTTCGAACGTGGCGAGCTCGTTGAACGGCCCGAGGTCCGAGTCGCCTGATCACGGTCAGCGTGTCGCTCCACGCTCGACTGCCTAAGCGGATGGGCTGACGCCCTCAGCCCGCCAACGTTTACGAGTCGGCTTTCCTTGTGACCATCGGGCCCATCCCACCTCAAGCAGATCGACCTCGAACAGAGCCAAAGCACTGGACAGCTGCGCGCCACCCCGTGCCCCGACTGCAGCAGCCTGACGTGCGCCGGCATCCTCGACCTCGCGGACGACCCCACGCACCGAGAACTCCTCGTCATCCGGTGGCAGCACGGTGGAATGCAGCGCTATTCGCGGATCACTGCGCAGATCGACCAACTTCGGGGAGCGACGTTGTACAGCGACGAACAACCCACGATCCCCCAGAATGGGAGCCACGGGATGAAGCCGGGGGCCACCCTCCACGGTCACGGTCGACAGATAGACATAACCGTGTTCCTCGGCGAGCAACAGCCGTCCTCGCTCAGCGAGATCAGGCTCTTGCTCAGCGAACTTCGTCCATAACACGGGCCCACCCTACCCGGACCTGATCCGAGCCGGAGCCCGGCTCCAGGACGGCAACCCTGGTCCAGCGGCCAGAGGCGCCCTCGCAGCCTGAGGGCCTGACCCGAACCACAGGTCTGATATGAAACGGCCCGTCAAGGCTTTGCAGCCACACCGGCCCGAATACTGATGGTTTGGTGTCGTTTTTCCTGTGTGTCCTCCTGGCCTATGAGCAGGAGAGATCGACCTGGCGGGTCTAGACGGAGCGCCCGCAGCGTAGCGAGGACGAACGGTCTTGAGGCGCCGGGGAGATCCCTCCACACTCGGCAGCCGGGTGGAGGACGCGCAAGGTGGGGGTGGTGGATCAGGGCGGGGCCGTGGCCTTCGCCACTGCCATTCTGATATTCGCGTGTCGAGATCGCAGGTCTGCTGTGCGCAGGACGGGGCCCCTTACTTGAGACGAGCGTTGGGTAGCTCAAAGATCTGCCGGGGTTCACGCCTGCCGCGGCGTGCGTCCCGATCCACCACCGGTCAGGGCGGCACGACACCCACCGACGGCGTGGGGCGCCGGGCGAAGGAGGTGCCGTGCCGAAGGTCATGAGCGCCTACTCGCTGGTCATCTCGGCCCAGACGAACCCGGCAAGTTCCCGGGCGACCGCCGTCACGGCGACCGGGCTGGGCCGCTTGCCGGGTCCGGTCATCTGACGGAACTTTGCGCACAACCTCTGCTGGGCGCTCCAGGCGCGAGCCACGGTGGCCGGCGATGCGCCTGCCTGACGGCGGCGCAGCGGCGCGCCAACGGCGGGACGGAACTGATCCGCCCACGCCGCTTCGGTCAGCGCGGTGCGCACATCGGCCGGTCCCGCCTTGGTGATGTGGCCACGCCGGGAGCGCTCGCCGCTGGAGTACTCACTCGGGGTCAGCCCGGTGAAGCCCATGAAGGCCCTCGCCGACGGGAAGCGCCGCCAGTCGACCACCTCGCTGGCCAGGGTGAGCGCGGTCAGCTCGGCGATGCCGCGATAGGCGATCAGCCGATGGACCGCACCGGCCAGCGGCTCGCGCCCGGCCCAGGGCAACAGCACCTTCTCCAGCGCCGCCAGTTCGGCCTCGCGCGCCTGCAGCGCCGCCAGGTAGTGCTGGTAGGTCGAGCTCAGCGCGGGCTCCTCGAAGCGCTGAGCCTGGACCCACTGCCGATGCACGGCCGTCCACTTGACGCCCTGACGCCAGATGCGTCCGTGCCGCATCAGCAGCGAGGTGATCCGCTGCTTGGCCCGCTTACGATCGGCCAGCAAGTCCGCCCGAGCCCGGACCAGATCGCGCACGGCCTCCTCAGCCGGAGAAGGCACCCGGATCGGGGTCAGCTCCCCAGCCCGATGCAGCCGCGCCAGGCGCATCGCGTCGCGCCGGTCGGTCTTGACCCGATCAGCCGCCCCCTTGGGCACCAGCGCCGGGGCGACCACGTCGCAGGCCACCTTCATCGAGATCAGCAGCCGATACAGCTCAAAGCCACCGGGACCCGCCTCATAGCAGGTCCGCAGCGCGCCCCGATCGGGGAAGCGGCCGATCAACCGCCGGATGGAGGGCTCGTCGTTGAAGATCCGATCAACGACCGGGATCTCTTCACCCGGCCGCAGGATGCCCACCACGATGGCGTCCTTGGAGGTGTCCATCCCCAGATGGATCGGCCCCGGAGAAAGTGTCAGACTCTTCATGACGGTCGGCTCCCTTCTGTGTGTGGCTCCGGCCCCGCTGTCTCCAGCGTGAGCCGATCCACGGAAGCTAGGAAGCGACTACGGACAGAACCGGAGCCGGCCGTTTCATGCTGACTTGACAATAGCTCGTTCGGGCGCGCAGAGGTTGAGGCCGCCGTTGAGGGTCAGGCGGATCAGGTCGCGTAGCGAGGTCAGGTAGACACAGATTCGGCGGAGGCGTTCGGGCCGGAGTTCGGGGTGGGTGTGGCTGCTGGAGCGCTCTCTGGCGGTGAGGTGTCAGGGGTCGGAGTTTCGCGTTGGGCGGGGTCGTCTTCTGCTGCTGCCGGCAGAAGCTGAAGGTCAAGTTGACCAGGGTCCAGTGACGCATGATGGTCTGGCCGGAGCGGACATGGAAGTCGGCCCGGCCCATGTTTGACCTGTTTGTAGTCCTGCTCGATCCAGCCGTGCAGCCCGCACAATGCGACGATCTCCGGCAGTCTGGCCGCCGAGCGGCTGGTGGTGCTGGTGCGTCGGGACAGGTTGGTGGTCAGGTAGCAGGTAATGGTGCCGGGCAGAATGACCGGGTGGTGGCGACCATGAACCGGCGGGGCGGGTGGTCCGTACCAGTCCACGGTGGGGTCGATGGCCCACCAGCTCTGGGTGTGCCCGTCGCGGCAGTGGCGGAAGACCGGCCGCCACCGGCCCGGATGCCGGGTCGAGAGCTATTCGGCCTGGCGGAGCCGCGCGGCCGGGGTGAGCGTGTGACCGGTGCTGGTCATGATGGAGGTGTAGCCTGACGGCCACTACATACGGATGTGGGTGGCGTCCAGGTCGGCGATGAAGTGCGGGCTCTCTCTGGGGCCGTAGAAGCAGTTGGCGACCAGCGCCGAAACGCGATGCCCGCCGTACGGTCCTTGTTCACCAGGGGTGCGAGCTGGCCTTTGGTGCGAAACGCGGGGTTCTTACGCCCTTCGGCCAGGGTGGGGGCGGACTGGCGCGAACTGGCGCGGACTGGTAGGGCAGGATGTGCAGCGGATAGCACAGGCGCCCATCAGCCCAGGCGCTGGTGACCGAGACGATGGCGTTCTCGATTTGCGCGCGAACCGATGTACTGGAGCAACACTTATGCGGTCGCATGCTCGGACTTAGGATCGCCCGAGTCGCGCGAGCCAGGCCGCGGAGCGGCTTGAAGCCGGTGGCCTCGGCCTGGTGGAGCCATGCGGGCAGCAGGTGGCCGTGCCGGTTGGTCCTCATCGCTCCGAAGGCGGTCACGCAGTCAGCGACGGCGTCCAGCTCGGGGCAGCGTGTCCGTAGCTGCTTCAGGCGGAGGACCCGGCCTCGTCGAGATGATCCGGGTGCCTGATGAGCAGATGCGTGGCACGGCGGACGGTGAGTTCGTCGGCGCTGGCGCGCCGCTGGCCCGAAGAGCCTGGAAATGGCGGCGCCGGGTGCGCTTGCTTCCCCGCGACAGAGCCGCATTCGTTCATGGCTGCTGTCAAGAAGCAGACGAGTCGGCTAATTCGTTCTGTAGCATGAGAAAGTCTCGGCCTGCGCCGCCATATCGCTAGTGTGGACTGCGGCTGCCGTGCTGGGACTGCCTTCTGGCCCATCCGATCAATCAGCTGCTCCAAGTTGCTGGGATCGTCGTGACGATGGGAAGAGCGCCACAGGAACGAGAGCGACGAGGCATAGGCCGAAGGCCCACCAGAATGTGGTTGCGTAAGCCGCCGCCGGGGCAGCGCCCTGGCGTAGTCGGCTGTCCAGCACGGTTGTGAGAATTGCGGTACCTATCGAACCGCCGAGCCGGTAGAGCACATTCAGCGCGCCGGCGGCGTGCGGTGTCTGGCGCTTTTCGACGGAGCTATAGGCGGCCGTCATGGTAGTCGTGGACACGCCGCCGATGCCCAGCCCGTACAGGACGAGGCATAGGGTAAGCAGTCCGATCCCCGGCTCGGCAGGGGCCTGGGTAAAGGCGAGGAGGCCAGCGAGCGAGAGGACGAGGCCGCTGGCAACGACGGCGCGTGGCCCGTAGCGGTCGGTCAGTCGACCCGCGACATACGAGCCGGCGGCGGCCCCGAGCGCCTGCGGGGTTAGTAGTAGACCCGTCGACAACGTGCTTGCGTGCTGGACGTGTTGGAAAAACAGCGGCAACAAGATCATGGAACTGTAGAGCGAAGCGCCGAGCAGGAAGAAGGTCGCGCAGGCGGCGGTGAAGCCGCGCCCGGCGAACAGGCGCACGTCGATCAGCGGCTGTATGTGGGTGCGCAAGGCGTGTAGGAGGTAGGCGGCGATCAACAACAGTCCAGCGACGAGGGCGATGACCACATTGGGTGAAACGCTCCCGCCGTGGCCGCCGATCATGGTCAATGCGTAGACCACGAGTGCCAACCCGGGGGACAGCAGTGCGAGGCCGAGGACGTCGAGTCGCGACGTGGTCTGCGGTTGGTCTTCATCACGGGGCAGGAGACGGGCCGCGAACGGCAGGACAACCAGGCAGATCGGCAAGTTGAGGTAGAAAATCCAGCGCCAGTCCAGCTGCTGAACGACCACACCACCGACGATCGGCCCCAGGACCGGGGCGAACATAACAGGGACCATCAGTACGGTCATGGCCCGGCCGATCCGGGAAGGACCAGCCGCCTGAGCCAGGATCGACTGCGCTATGGGGTTCATCAGGCCACCGCCGATAGCCTGTACGAGCCGGAAGGCGACGAGGGCCGGCAGCGACCAGGCCAGGCCGCACAGGGCTGAGCCTGCCGTGAAGACCACCACGGCAATGATCCACATCCGCTTGGCGCCGTATCGCTCGCTCAGCCATCCCGACAAAGGCATGACCACCGCAATTGCAAGCAGGTAGGCGGTAGCCACCCACTGCACGTCGGTAAGTGGGGCGCGGAAGTGCGCTGCCATCGCGTCGGCTGCGATACCAACGGCCGTAGCGTCAATCGTGGCCAGGACGGGGGTGGCAATTAGGACGATCCCCATGCGAAGGAGGCGGGGATCGAGTCGCTCCCTGGCGGAACCGAGTGCAGGGACAGTCATCGCAGGACCCTTAGGGTCAGTCCATAAGACATGCGTAGATGCTAGGTGCGACCTAATGAACATGTCAAACCTAATGACTAGGCTAGACCTATTGAAGGAGGGGGGCTCGTGACAGAACGGCCGGAGAGCCTACGTACGCGACAGAAGCGGGAGACACGGCAGATGATCTCGGATGTCGCGACTCGCTTGTTCGTGGAGCGGGGGTATGACGACGTCACCATCGCCGACGTGGCGGCCGCCGCGGGGGTGGCCAAGATGACTGTCACCAACCACTTTCCGCTTAAGGAAGATCTCGTCCTGGATCTGCACGAGGACCTAGTCAACCGCCTGGCACGTGCGGTGTCGGCGCGTGCGACCGGCGAGTCGGCCCTAGACGCGGTCCGCCATGACTATGCCGAGCGGATACGCCGCCGAGACCCTGCCATCCCCGACGAGGACGCCGACTGGCAGCGATTGGTGCTGAACACGCCGGTCCTGCAGGCGCGCCTGCATCAGTTGTACGGCTATGCCGAGGCCAGGCTCGCCGCCGTCCTTATCGAAGAGACCGGAGACAGCGGGATCGCGCCTCGCCTTG includes:
- a CDS encoding pyridoxamine 5'-phosphate oxidase family protein, giving the protein MLAEEHGYVYLSTVTVEGGPRLHPVAPILGDRGLFVAVQRRSPKLVDLRSDPRIALHSTVLPPDDEEFSVRGVVREVEDAGARQAAAVGARGGAQLSSALALFEVDLLEVGWARWSQGKPTRKRWRAEGVSPSA
- a CDS encoding IS110 family transposase — its product is MKSLTLSPGPIHLGMDTSKDAIVVGILRPGEEIPVVDRIFNDEPSIRRLIGRFPDRGALRTCYEAGPGGFELYRLLISMKVACDVVAPALVPKGAADRVKTDRRDAMRLARLHRAGELTPIRVPSPAEEAVRDLVRARADLLADRKRAKQRITSLLMRHGRIWRQGVKWTAVHRQWVQAQRFEEPALSSTYQHYLAALQAREAELAALEKVLLPWAGREPLAGAVHRLIAYRGIAELTALTLASEVVDWRRFPSARAFMGFTGLTPSEYSSGERSRRGHITKAGPADVRTALTEAAWADQFRPAVGAPLRRRQAGASPATVARAWSAQQRLCAKFRQMTGPGKRPSPVAVTAVARELAGFVWAEMTSE
- a CDS encoding DHA2 family efflux MFS transporter permease subunit; this encodes MGIVLIATPVLATIDATAVGIAADAMAAHFRAPLTDVQWVATAYLLAIAVVMPLSGWLSERYGAKRMWIIAVVVFTAGSALCGLAWSLPALVAFRLVQAIGGGLMNPIAQSILAQAAGPSRIGRAMTVLMVPVMFAPVLGPIVGGVVVQQLDWRWIFYLNLPICLVVLPFAARLLPRDEDQPQTTSRLDVLGLALLSPGLALVVYALTMIGGHGGSVSPNVVIALVAGLLLIAAYLLHALRTHIQPLIDVRLFAGRGFTAACATFFLLGASLYSSMILLPLFFQHVQHASTLSTGLLLTPQALGAAAGSYVAGRLTDRYGPRAVVASGLVLSLAGLLAFTQAPAEPGIGLLTLCLVLYGLGIGGVSTTTMTAAYSSVEKRQTPHAAGALNVLYRLGGSIGTAILTTVLDSRLRQGAAPAAAYATTFWWAFGLCLVALVPVALFPSSRRSQQLGAAD
- a CDS encoding TetR/AcrR family transcriptional regulator, with product MISDVATRLFVERGYDDVTIADVAAAAGVAKMTVTNHFPLKEDLVLDLHEDLVNRLARAVSARATGESALDAVRHDYAERIRRRDPAIPDEDADWQRLVLNTPVLQARLHQLYGYAEARLAAVLIEETGDSGIAPRLVAAALADVERLLFDEGQRRILGGEDSAQIFAALAQAARQAFDLLEPAIGNYARR